Genomic segment of Ostrinia nubilalis chromosome 10, ilOstNubi1.1, whole genome shotgun sequence:
TTACACGCAAACAAAAAGatacgaaaataataattatctgaAAGAACTACTGTATTTCAATTAATAAAGCgtataataattgtaaaaatggcACAAGAACTGAAAGAACTTAGTAATTTATTGTTTCCCGACAATGCAGCCGGTGAGTGTTGTGACGGCATTGTTTACCtgtaaaaaaattttgaccaaaCTAACTTTACCCTTATACTTTTGCAGAGAAAGTGGAATACTTCCATGATATCACggattatataaaaaaattaggCTCACATAATTGGGAACATGTACGCAAAGAGCCGGAGAGGTTGACAGAAGAGATGAGGCAACTAACTGAACAAACCCAGGAGCTGGCCTTTACCAACTATAAGACATTTGTAGAGACTGCAGATATATCTCGTACTATCATGAAGGACCTGACCAAGTCTAAagattcattatcatcatttgtGGATACAACACCAATGTTTATACAGGAATGTGAGAAGTTTTCACAAATGGCTGGCAATATTGTCAAGGAGAAAAGGTAATACAAACTATAAGCAAATTATTACGATAAAAAGAGTCAGTACtgtttaatcaaattaaaattttattaaaagcaaTGTAATCTATaggttgataaaataaaataatgatatttagaaaatattttacagcCGATACAGCAGTATTCGTAACCAAAGTGACAAACTACTAGAGTTGCTCGAGCTGCCTTCATTGATGAGAGAGGCCCTCAATGCAGAGGACTATGAGAGTGCTCTAGACATATTCACATTTATCCGCAACTTATCTAAAAGATATTCTGAAATTCCAATTGTGCAggtaacatgtttttttttatgtgtgatttgaattttattcataactagctttccgcccgcggcttcgcccgcgtggaattttgtctgtcacagaaaaactttatcgcgcgcgtccctgtttcaaaaaccgggataaaaactatcctatgttctttcccgggactcaaactatctctatgccaaatttcatcaaaatcggttgcgaggtttaagcgggaaagcgtaacagacagacagacagacagagttactttcgcatttataatattagttgggattagttgggatggcTGTATTTATTCAACACATTAAATCTGTTATTTAAACTAAATCACTGTCTTATTTTGCAGAATACAACTTCAGAAATTATCACATTATGGTTTGAGACTCTCTATCATCTCTTCAATCAACTTCGTTATGACCTCCCTTTGCCCCAATGTTTACAAGTAAGTTTGTGCATTGTGTAAAAAGGGGACTGAGATAATAAGCTCAACAATAGTATTACTCTGTATACTGTATTCAGATTCTTACATAGATTTTTATGCTTTGCAGATACTTGGATATTTAAGAAGAGCAAACACAGTTTACAAATCAACTGATGATGAACaggatacttatcaatacattTCTGGCAAGACCAGCagcaataatattgtaatatcAGATGGTCTGCATTTACATTTTCTCAAAGCCAGAAATGCATGGTTTGAAAAAGCACTTGAAGATGCCAAGAATAATGAATGTAAGCCCTATACtttcttataatattatttttattaaattataggCTAATTAAAGAATAGTTTTGGACTATTCaatattttacacacctttgcATTGTCTACCTACACTTCTACAGCAAAATGTAACATTATAAAGTAACAAATCATAAAGTCAATATGTATTATGTACCCCATTCATTATTACTATCACCACTATGTCCAAATCAAACATTAAAAATGAATTGTGTAAATAATTCCTGTGTTGTTCACATAGAAGATTTTGTATCTGTAAATGTGGTTCCAGCCTGCCCTGTTTTCTAGTACACCTAATAAACTAGTTATATTGTTTCAGCACCAGAAAAGTTATTGAGAAAAATAGTGGAGCTGCACagaatacatcttttcaatgtACTAACCCAgcataaatctatatttttgtcTGACACACAAGAGGCCAAAGTGAAAGATGATGAGCTAAGTGGAACCAATgctttgtcttgttggttgaaGTTAAAGGTAATTTATTAGCAAATGATTGCTGGAATACTGTTGTATAAATTTATTGTTAACACTTACTTATTATGCATTTGTATTGTTATAGGTTGAAATTCTTGCTCAAATGTTAAATCAAGACCTGCCAAGAGAAGACGAATCTAGTTTCGAGTCTTTGCTGAACCAGTGCATGTATTTATGTTTGTCATTTGGACGAGTTGGAGCAGACATGAGATGCGTTTTGACACCACTATTCCGTAACAACATCCTCGCACAGTTTCATAGTGGTGTAGAAAAAACTGATAGCCATTTTGATAGCCAAATGCGTTCTTATAAGGTGTCTAGTATAAAGAATGTTCCTAGGCCAGTCAATGAAAGTATGGTGCAAGGTCCCCCTGAAAACTTGTTGGATTACTATCCACTAGCAGAGTATTGTAATGGGCTATTAACAGTTTTGAACTGTCTAAGAGTCACAGCTCCTTTAAATATTGTGAAAGAAGTATACAATGAGTTTAGAAAGTCATTTGAGAAGGCTGTGCAAGTCCTACTAGCATTCTATCATAGGGAGCAACAAGGCTTCACAGATATTGAAAGGCAGAACTTTGTCTTATTTTGTGTATGCTTCAGTGAGGACTTGGTGCCATATCTTACCAAATGCTTATCACAATCATTTCCGTCAACGCAGATTGCTGAATTATTGGGTGTTACATTGACTGTTCTTCAAGAGAGCAAAATGTTACACATAAATCAAGCGACGATATGCGAGCCCCTCAATACCATAATcagttaaaatgaaaataatattagtcTAGACTTTTTTTAACTAGGATTCCCATTGAttggattttttaaataaataaatatccttggacgttttacactgcgcctctagtcccaaactagaTTTGTATTATACCATGCTATACCCATAGGTATTCCtctattaataacttaaatgaGATCAGCCTTTCCAAGTACCTAACTGAATATGAGCACCATGTCtttacaatcatcatcatttcagccacaggacgtccactgctaaacataggcttcccccaatgacttccacattgcacggttggtagcggcctgcatccagcgccttcctactacctttatcaggtcgtcggtccaccttgtgggtggacgtcccacgctgcgttttccggtacgcggcctccattccagaaccttgctgccccatcggccgtcagttctgcgtactatgtgccctgcccactgccacttcagcttgctaatccgtcgggctatgtcagcgactttagttcgtttacggatctcctcatttctgattcgataaAGAAACAcggagcatagccctctccatagcacgctgtgcaactttgagtttctgtataaggcctatagtacCACTACCACTataggccacgtttccgagccatgtcatcacaggtaacacacattggttgtagactttcgtcttcaggcactgaggtattttggacgaaaagatgttgcgtagtttcccgaacgctgcccagccgagttggattcgacgattgacctccttctcgaaattggagaAGTCCAATTACAATATCAAATGTTATTtcagttaaattatttattaggtattattaattCTTCATAGATATAGGTATGTATGTTGtcttaatttaataaatgaacATTACCAAGTTACCTacttgttttctttaaataatatgtaaattatacCTGGCAGATAAAAAGATATCCCTtggttttatgaaataaataaaacagctaaGTGAAATActgtagaaaaaaaaactttattcttattttttacatacaaaatgtaatgATCCGAGAAATTAATTTGTAAGGCACAGCCTTCTTACATCTACTTGAAATATTAATGAatctgttaaaaaattataaggAATGGCTATTAATAAagcattttttaatataaacacaCACTCTACGCAAATCTAATTCTCTTAATTCTAGACTTTCCATGTTCGTTTCTGGACACTTCATAGTAATGGGACACTTTGTCGATGTTTCCGAGAGACTCGATAAACTCCTTGTCGTGTGTTATGATGATAAACATGAAGTTCTTCTGAACCATTCGCTCCTTCACTATTTCTCCGAGAGCCGAACAAAGACTCGTTATATTTTCCTGATCCAGGTTGGTAGTTGGTTCATCCAAAGCCAAAATACCAAATCTGAAAAAGAGTTGTCTTTTACTATGTTGTCAAAGGTACACAATAATTTGAGTGAGAACTAAATCTCTTGTTTATGGTAAACAAATATCTCGGATTTCGTTCTGCCAAtgtcgatattattttatttaaatccttAATAACTAGTGTTTCAAATAAATCCGGGACTACCGATTTTTGAATATTAATTACCTGGAGCTGAATGTCTCTGCGAGAGCGAGCCTTATGATAAGGCAGGCTAACACTTTCTGACCAGCACTGCATCTTCCGCGCATGTCAATTTCGACACCATTCTTGCACTGTACCACTCTGTAAATTACAAGATTTATAATAGAACACATCCTAAGCGACACTAATCTCTAAGTTCATATTGATAGAGTCGTTTTGTATTTTACCTGTAATCGTATTTGCGACGGTCTGATTCTGCCGTCATGCCTCcttcagttttaatttcgatGTAATCAATATCATTGCCCCTGTAAATCTTTCTCCATAACTCtctgaaattaataataaacacatttaaataaatacagtcaCCATAACAGCACATCGGACAACATGTACACCTCACAAACAATAAAACACAATAATTAAAGTATGTATTATTgttggtatccttccgtttggccaaattacttttcgccaaatttcagttcgcaaacaacttatcgccaaagtttcatttcccaaatgaacttttagcaactgtacttttcgcaactaattcatttggtcaaattatcatttggcaaaattttacttggcaaatgtttatatggcaaatgttttattttgccaaatattatatcccaaataatttgtttggtcaaattgacacttcacatacttacccaccgttacccacaaatcaaagcataaggcacatgatcatggtttttacaagaattttatgtaaagcaaagagattgcagaaaatagtctggttgcaaaaagtaggtattgcggaaaatagtaggttaggttaggttagaacagtgacccttaatgcgcgaaggcgagcgaagcgtgccgcggcagcggccgccgagcgctagaatcacctctattgttaatgaatcatttggaaatttcgataaaaagaatgaaataagatttatttagaacaaattttatattaactacccactaaacaaaataataaccacaagctaatttgtattccattctatgtaccaatcaaattattttgtaaatagtttatcgtgaaatatttttgccaaatgaaacatttggcaaaacatactttgccaaacaataatttgctaaacaataatatgccaaaaaccacatttgcgaattaaaagtttgcaataagttgttttgccaaatgagaatttgccaaatgaaaatttgcgaaacgttgtttgcgatgtgataatttgggaaacgttttttggccaaacattagtaatccattattgtttaaaattaattacctgATAATTAGGTTTATGCTCTCCATCTTCTCTCTATGGAATTCCATGACGCACTTCTCTAGAGCAATAGAATAGTCTTTGATGTCCTTGTCTATGGCTTTAGTGACATGCAGTTCATAGAACTTTTCCCGGAATCTGTTCTCTATGTCTTTGTTCAAAGTTTTCTTCAATTCTAAGCGACATTGTTTTAATCTATCCTGTAAAATAAGATATTATTTATGAGTATGCTAATACCAAAATAGTGCAAGGAAATTGAATTCTAATAATATTAGACTCAAAGGCTATCATTATTTGCTACTTGCCTTGAGTTCACTCAAAACTCCTTCATTTTGGGCCTTTTCCCTGAACAGTTTAGTTTGCTGCGTGATTAGGGCAGGCTTTTCAGTTAGCATTTCCATATTGGCGCCATTCATTTTTTCGTTGTTCTCAGTTTCCTCTTTCAAAAGGTTTTCGATTTCTGTTTGTGCTTTGCGCATTTTCATGTTGTCTTCCAAATCCCTCTTGTAGATCTAAAAGAAGAATTTGTTCACATCAAAATTATTAAGCTTTCTAGTAATTGAATTAAGTCAAAACTGTTATTTATtagattatgtatttttattacatgacTCTTACCTCTTGTTTAGCCAACTCATCTTTCAAGGTATCAATTCTTTTAGTAAGAGCATCCCTATCAGCCATAATCTGCTTTTGCTTCTCCATCAGCTTTTCATTAGCTTCCTTGATTTTATCCATTTCCAAAGGAATGTTCTTATCTTTGTGCTGTTTAATCTCCAGATTAATTTGCTTTACTTTGTCAAATGAACTAGTAACTTTAAGTATGTAACTGTTTTTAGTTTCTGTTACACTcctgtgaaaaaaataataagcaatTTTAATGTAAACTTAAGAAACTAAAGAGaggtattattaaaacataattatatatttttttaccttaACTTGCTCATTTGCTCACTCTTGGCTGCTTCCTTTTCCTTCACCACTTCTTCCAATGCCGGAATGCCGTCTTGCAGCTCCTTAAGCTCTTGGACAAATTTCTCGCCATCTTCTTCCAATTGCTTCTTTTTCTCTTGAAGATTGAATATTTCTTGAACCTGCATTATAAGAGTGTTATTACATTCTGTGTTAAATATCAaatgaaaacattttattgttttatacgTACCTTCTTTTGCAAATTCAACAACTGTTCCTTCAGCTTATTTTTCTTCTCAGTCATTGTTTGCAGCTTCTTGTTATGGGCATTGAGTTTCCTTTGAgtagttttgattttatttttgaggGAGCtgattttttgtttcaaatcaGTCTGTTTTGCCAACGCACCATCCAAAGTCATGTCCGTCTCGAAGTCGGCGCACTGCGCTTTAACTGCTTCTAGCTAAAATGTGAAATGTTTCTTTTATTAATTAGCTTTTTTTAAACCTATAATCAACACCCTTAACTatctttaataaaataagtttcaaGACTGTCCAGAGAGTAGAGTTTGAATGTCATAAATATCTGCTACAATCTTGTATCTTTACATTATGTTTATTCACTGATTGAACTTACGTTTTTCGTAATGGTAGCGATCTCCTGCGTGGTGCGGTCGAGCAGCGGCATATCACTGTGGATTTGCTTAGCAGTCTGCATCTTTGTTTCGGGCTCGATAAGCGCCATTGACAACTCTTCTGTTTCTTGAGTCAATGTAGCAAtttgctaaaaatatataaatatgtaacttgttttatttcgatagttataataatatgctaaaAGTTGAACTGCGAATTACCTGCTCAATATCAGTCAACCTCTTTTCAAGTTGGGGGATATCTTTTTCTTTCAATGTAGATATCTTTTCGTTTAAAGACTTCATGCTCAGCAACTCGTCTTTCTTAGCTGAGGCTTTCTGCAAATCTTCTGTGACTTTCTCCAACTTTGCTGGCACATTCATGACTTGAGTAGTCAGTTGCGATATTAAATCTGTTACCTAAAATGCACAATATAATGTTAAGATTGCATAACAGTATGTTCTTCTGTAATTTTATGAGTTGATCAATCCACTTACTTCAGATTCATTATCAAATCCTCGACTACACAAGGGACAGCAGTTATTATCTTGCAGTTGACCTTTATATTTTCCAATGATGAAGATGGATGATTGAAGAACATTTTGTTCATcctgtaattattaaaatatattatagtaCAACTATCAAATGAAAATTAATGATATTTGTGAGTTAGTGAGTGCTCTTACCTGCAATTTTTCCACATTAGAGGTAACTTTAGCAAGTGTTGACTCATAAGACTGAGTTCCACAAGCTTTGTACATCTGGTCTTCAGCTTTCGTCAGCTCACTGCGTTTGTCAGTTAGCATTTCCCTAACATGTTTCCTCTCAGTCTGCAGAGCAGTCTGTTGTGTGTGTTTCTCCTTCTGTTTCTTTTTCATTGAGTCCACTTCAGCTCGAATCTCACACTCAAACTTATTTACAGAAAGTGCAAAGTCCTTTTCAGGCATGCTGCCCAAGATATCTGTGAGTGCTGCTTTATGTTTGTTCCTTAACACAGCTGCCTGCTTCTCTTTAGTTTTCAAAGACTCTTCAACCAGATCTCTTTCCTTTAACTTAGCACTTTGCTTTTGGAGCTTAGTTATCTTTTCAGATAGCTCATCGAGTTCAGTTTCATAAGTCTCCATTACTTTCTCATCCTCAGTGATCTCTTGTTGACACTCTTCAGTATTGAGCTCACTCTGAAGCTGTTTGTATTCTTCCTCTGCAGATTCAATCTTTTTTTCCAAGTTCTCCAATttcactttagattcattggcATCAGTAATTTCTTTATCAACTTTGGCAAtatcctttttgtttttttggatatCTGATTCCTTGTtggatattttttgtttgtgtcGCGAAAGCGCATCTCTGCTTTCGTCAACAGTTAACTGTAATTTGCTTTCATCGGCGTCAACAACCTTTTTATGTTCATTGAGGTCTTTCTTTAGAGCATCaactttttcagttattttttcaACACCTTTCTCAGCATCTTCATCTGTTGCAACTTCAGTAACACCTTCTATTTCTGCTATTTGAGCTGTTTCAACAACAAGTTTGTTTCTCTTTTCAATCTTTTCTTGATTCTGACTTTCTAGAAGAATTAACTTGCTgactttcatttcatttttagttttttcatCTGCAATTTTCTCTTCTTCTTTGTTGAAGCCGAAGTTCTTCTTGTATGAGTCGTTAAGTTCCTTTTGTTTAGCCTTTGCAGTAGCTCCATAGTTGCCTAGAAATTTAATATCAACTTAGTAATGTACAAGTACATACATGTAaggaaatataattttgataaatGAGTTCATACTTATATTTTCCTGCAGCTCAGCTGTTGTTCCTTCAAAGATGTTTTTAATGGCTTTTTTTAATTCCTCTTCTTGAGTTCGGTTGTGCTCAAGCCTGAAAATGATAACACAAATTATATTAGTTATCATTCATAAACAATGTCACATCAAACTAAACTCTGTGACTTCTTATGTAGTTGAAATATTAATGTGTAgttgtataaaatttaaaataactaaaaattgtactttacaatttatgattatttgaaattatagtTGTTTCATTTGCCTGTTATCATTTTTAAAAGaagtaataaacatagtaaAGTAACACATACTTATTTTTGATTTTCTCCTTCTTTGCTTCAAATGCTACAATATTATTCTCAAGAGTAGTGATTGCAGACAGTTTTTCAGAGATGGGTTTCAATTCTTGTGTTAATTCAGCCACCTTTAGCTCAGCTTCAGATATGCGAGTTTCAGTGTTAATGACATCCAACTTCTTCTTATCCAAGTCTTCCTTCTTCTCAGTCAAGTGAGCCACTTCTTGTTCTGTTCATTTAGTGATACATTATCAGAAACCaatcataataattgtttttttttaaattgctatAACGTTATCAGAGGTATTACCACAATTTTAGTAGTAAACTAGTTGTACTAAATACATTTAAGTAGATATTACATGTTAAAAATTGTGGtgagaaaaagaaaaaagctATTACTTACCAAGAAGTTTTAAGTTTTGTGTGTATTCCTTTCTTATCTTTTTGAGACGTTCAAAACAGTCACTGTATCTGTCAGCTTCAAAAATCTCATCAAATCGCTCCTTTACTTTTTTACCTTCATCCAAAGGCCAACTTGAGTCTTCTTGGTGACAGAATATAACTGAATTAAGAATAGCCTTGGATACCCCTGACAAAAAAGaagatttttcaaattttattatttatttatttattatagcttTATATTCCACATTTTTACAGTTTCATTCAATTAATCTGTATCTCTTGTTTGTGGCCCCACTTGGGTAAAAGGCTCCTCTATCCTTTTTcaaattaacttattttattattatatcagTAATGACTTTACTGATTTAAGATAACAAATTTTAACATACCAAGTTCTTCATACATGACAAAATCTAAATCGGCACATCTCGATGAAATGTCTTTAGTTTTTCCAGCATCATCAAGCACAGACAGAAATGAATCCAAAGTCTGAAACTTTGTCTTCTTCTTCTGTAGTGCGGTGACACGCATAGACCTAGACACCTCTAGCTGCTTGTCCTTTGCATTGACAATCTATGTAaaacaaatttatttaatttacataaaaagaaCAAAAATTATAGAGCAATGAGATATAGTTGGCTATTGCTGCACAGGTCGAAGTTCATAATTAATTGCATTTTGTAATTATCTATCAGATGAAAAATGAGAcaatgtaggtaagtaaatacTGTTTTGataattaacaaattttatatcattttttttgTCATGGAAGATGTATTAATTTCATATCTTAATTTTACACAGTTACAGTAGGTAATTGTCGACATGCCACATAATAAATTCATACCTTCAGTCTGACTTGGGCCAATACTTCGTTGGTTCCATTGACTTTAGCGTCATGAACAAAACACTCATTACGGCTTCCCGGCGGCATTTGCCCGGTGATAGCGTATCGTAAACATTCGATGATAGTTGTTTTACCACAACCATTTTGTCCTAGGATTAATGTTAGTGGTTTTTCGAACGTTATCCTTTGTTCATCGCCGTCCTCTGGACCAAAACTTCTTATGCCCCTGACCGCCAAAGATTTCACCCCGGCCATAGCAAAACTAAAAATTTACAGGATTCCTCagtagtattttattaattgcTTTCGCGCCAATGAATAAAGAATTCCAACAAACAACCACACCGCCCGGCATCAATCGCAATTTTTTGACATTTGAGAAAGAAGCCATAGGGAGTTGCCCATAGTGAGTAACAGTTGCGATTTCATCACTGGTGTAAATATCACATTATTTTATCTTAATATTAAAAcagagaataaaaaaataaaaattcgttcaattaatacaaaaaaaaatggttctaataaaaCTTGGAAGTAGAACTTGGAAATAGTATTATGTCATTTACATACGATTCTGTCATGTATGTACATTCCGTCTTATTGATTTGTTCCGAATTCTTGAGTATTTGTGTTCGCCTCAACTTTATTGCACTACCAATAACTCGTTTAAATCCCCAAAATCCAATCTCTAACCTTCATTTTTTCATTGATTGCTGGTCACTAGCCCATGGGCTGGGACCCTATCACATGGCCTCATTCATCAtcagtacacacggccacactgttaactatccatttccgtttttgctctcgctctaatcaaatggtgattctttgcgataaaacgagacgacatgagatgcaatggatagttaacactgtggccgatgGTACATTCAGTTTCAGTCCTAATCGGACAAAGGAAAGGACTAGGCTGTGGAACTGTGACTACTATAAACTTATTAGGTGATGATACCTAGTCCCGTTGGATATCACATgaaattaattgtaattatgACCCCCTACTATGCCGCCTAATATTTAGGACATTGTATCGAATCATAACATTGCATCTTAAATAGAGAATAAATACTAAAAGCTTATAACATAGTCCCTTAACTGATTTTAATAGCGTACGTGTTATTACTCAGATTTTGTAAGGCATTTATTATACACTTTATATGCCAAGTTATAGTTAAAATCTTTGTAAGAGAAGATCATGCGAAGATACTATTTTCATCATAGAGTATAGCACTTTAAACCGTTTTCATGCTCGAATAGATGTATGGCTTTgcctctaatccatatctgtgggcacagatatggattagagtagatacagcaagaagttgatcgtcaaagcgtgccattccgatatgtccaaatggacatacatggtcgagtgatgttcatataatccgattacaacaatcggttacgatgattttacgaggacagtagtacgaacacggtagaaagaagaaattatttacggattgagaattgtaattaacagcacaagtaacaaataattaattagaataaagtagcagtagaagaagtataaagtagcattgttttaatacatatcctgcgatgtactctaagagttaaaaccatggtccctgtatgtggtgcactcaatgtcataccgatcccaaggaaccgtacttactcattaCAATAAGACACGCACTGATCCATGGTATTCATGGACTTAAATTtttgtcttgaaacgctggtagggtaaaaaaaataacgagatttgacgatttgtaagaattaatttatttaaaaagataaataaagatgtttttggttttgtatttaacaaatgatcagttttatcggaattaattaattgtcgaatcgagtcacacgatatcattcgatgactttgcgaatgcagtacgatgatacgattatttttacgttgcggcaatcactaaaattcgctaaaatgacactaatgacgtttaaaaagtgacacgctcggcttcatacaaattttttcacatgctgcatctatcccatgaagctaaagataaaaatggagggcagagttggaacaaaaacttgagtcaaatacctacttatatctatctcgctctctgcggccctacctctctttttagtgtgaactgtagtattgctatcttctgatttaaatctccttgtaaattcttcgaaatagccaattcactaaccaaatcagaagttaaacaaataaataatataacgcGGCGATAGGGTTAATGCTCGCACTCAAGTTTGGCGGGCGTTCGTTTTAAAAACACGCGGGGCTCGCGCGCTCTGTCGGCGCTCTTCGCCAACGATCGTCGTCGAAACTTCTAGACTCGTGCTTAACGCCAGTCCGCCCATGGCCGCGACGCGCGCGCAAATCTCTCTATGTTTAGACCGTAAAATCATTGTTTGCTACTGATTTCAAGTATTATTGATGTTATATTTCGTTTGTGTGGAAGACAATATACGTTTCTGTGCCTTTGAATCGTGCTTTGGACTATCATTTCACGACCCCGAGTACCAAAGAACTAACTTTACAGTGACGCCCAACTCGCGGGGCACGATCACCGGCACAAGTACCTACAAACTGCGAAAGCCTTCGAACACACTTGCTTGGGAGAGATTTACATCATGCCGCCAAAAAGGAACGTCGCGAGAACCGCGAAGAACGAGGGGT
This window contains:
- the LOC135075782 gene encoding conserved oligomeric Golgi complex subunit 8, which translates into the protein MAQELKELSNLLFPDNAAEKVEYFHDITDYIKKLGSHNWEHVRKEPERLTEEMRQLTEQTQELAFTNYKTFVETADISRTIMKDLTKSKDSLSSFVDTTPMFIQECEKFSQMAGNIVKEKSRYSSIRNQSDKLLELLELPSLMREALNAEDYESALDIFTFIRNLSKRYSEIPIVQNTTSEIITLWFETLYHLFNQLRYDLPLPQCLQILGYLRRANTVYKSTDDEQDTYQYISGKTSSNNIVISDGLHLHFLKARNAWFEKALEDAKNNESPEKLLRKIVELHRIHLFNVLTQHKSIFLSDTQEAKVKDDELSGTNALSCWLKLKVEILAQMLNQDLPREDESSFESLLNQCMYLCLSFGRVGADMRCVLTPLFRNNILAQFHSGVEKTDSHFDSQMRSYKVSSIKNVPRPVNESMVQGPPENLLDYYPLAEYCNGLLTVLNCLRVTAPLNIVKEVYNEFRKSFEKAVQVLLAFYHREQQGFTDIERQNFVLFCVCFSEDLVPYLTKCLSQSFPSTQIAELLGVTLTVLQESKMLHINQATICEPLNTIIS
- the LOC135075096 gene encoding DNA repair protein RAD50 codes for the protein MAGVKSLAVRGIRSFGPEDGDEQRITFEKPLTLILGQNGCGKTTIIECLRYAITGQMPPGSRNECFVHDAKVNGTNEVLAQVRLKIVNAKDKQLEVSRSMRVTALQKKKTKFQTLDSFLSVLDDAGKTKDISSRCADLDFVMYEELGVSKAILNSVIFCHQEDSSWPLDEGKKVKERFDEIFEADRYSDCFERLKKIRKEYTQNLKLLEQEVAHLTEKKEDLDKKKLDVINTETRISEAELKVAELTQELKPISEKLSAITTLENNIVAFEAKKEKIKNKLEHNRTQEEELKKAIKNIFEGTTAELQENISNYGATAKAKQKELNDSYKKNFGFNKEEEKIADEKTKNEMKVSKLILLESQNQEKIEKRNKLVVETAQIAEIEGVTEVATDEDAEKGVEKITEKVDALKKDLNEHKKVVDADESKLQLTVDESRDALSRHKQKISNKESDIQKNKKDIAKVDKEITDANESKVKLENLEKKIESAEEEYKQLQSELNTEECQQEITEDEKVMETYETELDELSEKITKLQKQSAKLKERDLVEESLKTKEKQAAVLRNKHKAALTDILGSMPEKDFALSVNKFECEIRAEVDSMKKKQKEKHTQQTALQTERKHVREMLTDKRSELTKAEDQMYKACGTQSYESTLAKVTSNVEKLQDEQNVLQSSIFIIGKYKGQLQDNNCCPLCSRGFDNESEVTDLISQLTTQVMNVPAKLEKVTEDLQKASAKKDELLSMKSLNEKISTLKEKDIPQLEKRLTDIEQQIATLTQETEELSMALIEPETKMQTAKQIHSDMPLLDRTTQEIATITKNLEAVKAQCADFETDMTLDGALAKQTDLKQKISSLKNKIKTTQRKLNAHNKKLQTMTEKKNKLKEQLLNLQKKVQEIFNLQEKKKQLEEDGEKFVQELKELQDGIPALEEVVKEKEAAKSEQMSKLRSVTETKNSYILKVTSSFDKVKQINLEIKQHKDKNIPLEMDKIKEANEKLMEKQKQIMADRDALTKRIDTLKDELAKQEIYKRDLEDNMKMRKAQTEIENLLKEETENNEKMNGANMEMLTEKPALITQQTKLFREKAQNEGVLSELKDRLKQCRLELKKTLNKDIENRFREKFYELHVTKAIDKDIKDYSIALEKCVMEFHREKMESINLIIRELWRKIYRGNDIDYIEIKTEGGMTAESDRRKYDYRVVQCKNGVEIDMRGRCSAGQKVLACLIIRLALAETFSSRFGILALDEPTTNLDQENITSLCSALGEIVKERMVQKNFMFIIITHDKEFIESLGNIDKVSHYYEVSRNEHGKSRIKRIRFA